The Streptomyces sp. M92 nucleotide sequence GCCCGTGCCGCCCGCGTACAGCTCACCGGCGACGCCCTTGGGGGCGGGAGTGCCGTCGGCGCCCATGACCAGGACACGCATGCCCTTGAGGGGGCGGCCGATCGGGACGGGGCCGGACTCCTGGGCGGGGTCGGCGGGGTGGGCGGTGATGTCGATGGAGCACTCGGTGGGCCCGTAGGTGTTCCACACCTCGACCGGGCCGGGGGCCACCTGCCGCAGCCGCGAGACCAGCTCGGCGTGGAGCGGCTCGCCGGCGCTGAACAGCAGCCGCAGCCGGTCGCAGCCGGCCCAGCCGGACTCCTCGGCGAGCAGCCGCAGGACGGACGGCACGGCCTGGAGGACGGTGACTCCGGCGTCGGCCACAGCGCCCAGCAGGGCGCGCGGATCGCGCTCGGCGCCTTCGGGGGCGCAGACCACCCGGCCGCCGCTGACCAGCGGCGCGTGGACCTCCAGGCCCGCCGCGTCGAAGCCGGGGGATGTCTTGAACAGCCAGCGGTCATCGGCGTCCAGTCCGTGCTTGCGCACGGACCAGGCGATCCGGCCCGCGAGACCGGCATGGGTGACCTGGACGCCCTTGGGCTGTCCGGTCGAGCCGGAGGTGAAGATCGTGCAGGCGACGGCTGCGGGGTCGGGCGCCGCGAACGGCGCGTCGGACAGGCCGGTGGCGTCGATGTCGGCGGGGGTGAGGGCGCGTACCCCCGGCGGGGCGATGCGAGCGGCGAGCCGCGGCTCGGCGACGACGAGGGCGGCACCGCCGCCGGTGAGCAGCGCGGTCAGCCGGTCCTGGGGGTGGGAGGGGTCCAGAGGCAGATAGGCGGCCCCGGCCCGTCCCACGCCCAGGAGGGTGGCGACGAGATCGCTGCCCCGGTCCAGGCATACGCCGACCAGTGTCCCGGGGCCGGCGCCCGCCGCCCGCAGGAAGCGCGCGACCTGCTCGGCGGCGGCGTCCAGCGTGCGGTAGTCGACCGTGTGGCCACCTCCTTCGACGACGGCGATCGCGTCAGGGGTGCGGGCGGCCTGCGCGGCGAAGAGCGCGGGCAGCGACTCCGGCTGCGCGGTGGACACGGTTCCGCTCAGGGACGTCCTCGGCAACTGTGCGGCGTTCAACAGGTACTCCTTAAATGACCTGGCGCCAGGTGTGAACTAGGCATGGGATGGAGGGAACGGGCCCTGAGCGGGGCCCTCGCGGGACGGTGATCAGGCGGCGAGGCGTTCGCGCAGGCTCAGCGGACGCATGTCGGTCCACACCTGGGCGATCCGCGCGAGGCACTCCTCGCGGGTTCCCTCGGTGCCCTCGGCCTGCCAGCCGGCGGGCAGGGCGCGGTCCGTCCACCAGATCGAGTACTGCTCCTCGTCGTTGAGGACGACGCGGTAGGAGGTCTGCTCGCTGGACATGGTGGTTCTCCTTCGGAAAAGGGGTGGTGGGTGGTGTCCGGCGCCCGGGGCGCCGTGGTCGCGCCCGCGGTGGCTGCGGGCGCGCTCAGGCGAGGAAGTCGGTGATGTCGACGCCGAGGCCGAGCTCACGGGCCGCGGTGTGCACCTCGACGGCGAGGGCGAGGTCGAGGACGCCGAGGCCGAACGGGGAGAAGACGGTCACCTTGTCCGGGTCCGGCGTGAAGGCGCGGGTCCCGGCGATGAGCTGACCGATCGAGGCGTCGATGAAGCGGCGGTGGCCGCTCATGCGTTCGGCCAGGTGCAGCGAGGTGAGCTCACGGCAGACGTGATCGGCGTCGTCGACGATGTTGTGCGTGTGCAGCAGGGTCTCGGGGGCGATGTCGCGCAGCGAGACGTGCAGGACGACCGAACCGGCCGCCACCGCGGTCAGATCGGTGTGCGGGACGCCGGCGGAGGTGGCGAACGACACCAGCCGCTGGGCGGCGAGCGCCACGTCGAGGGAATCCACGACGGCGACGCGGGCCTGCGGAAGCAATTCCGCACAGCGGCGCGCGAATTCCCCGGCGCGAGCCGCGGAACTGTCGTAGATCGTCACTTCTTCCAGGGTGTCGATCGCCGCGTTCACATAGCGCAGGATCTCCAGGTTGATGACGCCGCAGCCGACCAGGGTGATTCCGGTGGGCCGGCTCTCCCGGGTGAGCATCTCGGCGGCGAGCGCGGCGGAAGCGGCCGTGCGCGCGGCGGATATCAGGGATCCTTCGAGCAGCGCCTCCGGATGGCCGGTGCGCAGGGAGTTGAGCAGCATGGCGGCGCTCGCCCGGGGAATACCCGACTGTACGTTGCCGGGGAAGGAGGATATCCACTTCATCCCTGCCGCGGGGTGTTCCCCGCCCCGGAAGGCCGGAAGCCCGATGATGCGGTCGGACGGCTGGTCGGGAAACCGCAGGAAGACGGAGCGCGGAATGACGGTGGCGCCCTGCTCGTGGAGCAGATAGGTCGCCCTGACGGCATCGATGTGTTCCCGCTCCTTGTTGCTGAGGAGCTTCTCCACATCCGCTTGCCGGATTACGAGCATGGGGGGTCAGCCTTTCCACAGGTGCGAGACTTCACCGAAGTGGTCCCGCACCCAGTCGTCGGAGTAGATGGTCTTGAGATAGCGGTCCCCGCCGTCGGGGAAGATGGCGGCGCACACCGATCCCGGCTCGATCCGCGGCAGGAACTTGTCCACGGCGGCGAGCACCGCGCCGGACGACCCGCCGGCCAGGATCGCCTCGCGCCCGACCAGCCGCCGGCAGAACACCACGCAGTCGAGATCACAGACGTGGATCACCTCGTGCGCCGCCGCCGGGTCCATCAGGGCCGGCCGCACCGATGCCCCGTGGCCGGGGATGAGGCGGCGGGTGGGCGACCGGTCGAAGATCGCGCTGCCTTCGGCGTCGACCGCGACCACCTTGGTTGCGAGGCCCGCCTTGCGCAGGTAGTCCGCGCAGCCGCGCAGCGTGCCGAAGGTGCTCACCGAGGCGAAGAGATAGTCGACGCGGCCGTCGAGGGCCTCGACGATCTCGTGCATCGTGTTCTCGTGCGCCTTCGGGTTGAACAGGTTCGCGTACTGGTTGGGCGAATAAGCGTGCGGAATCCGTGCCATGAGTT carries:
- the sbnA gene encoding 2,3-diaminopropionate biosynthesis protein SbnA encodes the protein MPSASHSGILGTIGKTPLVKLDRMFAGGSAHVYAKIERFNPGGSIKDRSGLNMLLEALRNGDIEPGRSVIVESSSGNLAVGLAQICRYFNLRFLCVVDAKTTEQNLAILRAYGAEVEVVDERDEETGEFLPNRLRRVRELMARIPHAYSPNQYANLFNPKAHENTMHEIVEALDGRVDYLFASVSTFGTLRGCADYLRKAGLATKVVAVDAEGSAIFDRSPTRRLIPGHGASVRPALMDPAAAHEVIHVCDLDCVVFCRRLVGREAILAGGSSGAVLAAVDKFLPRIEPGSVCAAIFPDGGDRYLKTIYSDDWVRDHFGEVSHLWKG
- the sbnB gene encoding 2,3-diaminopropionate biosynthesis protein SbnB translates to MLVIRQADVEKLLSNKEREHIDAVRATYLLHEQGATVIPRSVFLRFPDQPSDRIIGLPAFRGGEHPAAGMKWISSFPGNVQSGIPRASAAMLLNSLRTGHPEALLEGSLISAARTAASAALAAEMLTRESRPTGITLVGCGVINLEILRYVNAAIDTLEEVTIYDSSAARAGEFARRCAELLPQARVAVVDSLDVALAAQRLVSFATSAGVPHTDLTAVAAGSVVLHVSLRDIAPETLLHTHNIVDDADHVCRELTSLHLAERMSGHRRFIDASIGQLIAGTRAFTPDPDKVTVFSPFGLGVLDLALAVEVHTAARELGLGVDITDFLA
- a CDS encoding MbtH family protein, giving the protein MSSEQTSYRVVLNDEEQYSIWWTDRALPAGWQAEGTEGTREECLARIAQVWTDMRPLSLRERLAA